In Microvirga lotononidis, a single genomic region encodes these proteins:
- the tnpC gene encoding IS66 family transposase, which produces MSLAAPDVLAELEALRALTAQLQAELYAKNLYIEKLKAQLASLKRARFGRSSEKLDHLIEQLELAIADLEESEAHTDIERTAARPIASSPSAGATAKSSLGRKPLPAHLPCETIVHEPDCTCPNCGGSIFSTIGTDEREVLEYVPSHFKRVVHLRPKLSCRTCETIVQAPMPSLPIERGRPGPNLLAHVLVSKYCDHLPLHRQSDIYAREGVDLDRSTLAGWVGAMAALLQILSERIGTHARAGETVHADDTPIPVLDPGRGQTKTGRLWTVVRDERPWGSAVPPAAFYAYSPDRKGERAQHLLSPCRGFLHADAYAGFDKLYVGHPLTGDTRLIQVACWAHARRYLYNEFLRNRSPSAERALDLISDLFAVEAGINGLDPETRLAARLARSVPLLEILKRHLDTTLARISGKSELAKAIRYMTSRWKALTVYATDGRLEMSNNAAERAIRPLALGRKNYLFSGSDAGGDRAAVIYTIVETCKMNGINPQAYLADAIERIADHPANRVDELLPWNWTPRS; this is translated from the coding sequence ATGTCTCTTGCTGCTCCCGATGTGCTGGCCGAACTGGAGGCGTTGCGCGCTTTGACCGCGCAGTTGCAGGCGGAGCTTTATGCCAAGAACCTCTATATCGAGAAGCTCAAGGCGCAGCTCGCGAGCCTGAAGCGCGCCCGCTTCGGCCGCTCCTCGGAGAAACTCGACCATCTCATCGAGCAACTGGAACTGGCGATTGCCGATCTAGAGGAGAGCGAGGCCCACACCGACATCGAGCGGACGGCAGCGCGGCCCATTGCATCCTCACCATCGGCTGGCGCGACGGCAAAGTCGTCTCTGGGCCGCAAGCCCTTACCGGCCCATCTGCCGTGTGAGACAATCGTGCACGAGCCGGACTGCACCTGCCCGAATTGCGGCGGAAGCATCTTCAGCACGATCGGCACGGATGAACGTGAGGTGCTGGAATATGTGCCCTCGCACTTCAAACGTGTCGTCCACCTTCGCCCGAAGTTGAGCTGCCGCACCTGCGAGACGATCGTTCAGGCGCCGATGCCATCGCTGCCGATCGAACGTGGGCGACCCGGTCCCAACCTCCTGGCTCATGTACTGGTCTCCAAGTATTGCGATCATCTTCCCCTGCATCGCCAGAGTGACATCTATGCGCGCGAAGGCGTCGATCTCGATCGCTCAACGCTGGCCGGCTGGGTCGGGGCAATGGCGGCTCTGCTTCAGATCTTGAGCGAAAGGATCGGAACCCATGCCCGTGCCGGCGAAACGGTGCATGCTGACGATACCCCCATTCCGGTCCTCGACCCTGGACGCGGCCAGACCAAGACCGGCAGGCTGTGGACGGTTGTGCGCGATGAACGTCCCTGGGGATCGGCCGTGCCGCCCGCGGCGTTCTATGCCTATTCTCCGGATCGCAAAGGGGAGCGTGCCCAGCACCTGTTGTCGCCATGCCGTGGCTTCCTGCATGCCGATGCCTATGCCGGCTTCGACAAGCTCTATGTTGGCCATCCACTCACCGGCGACACGCGCCTGATCCAGGTGGCCTGTTGGGCCCACGCACGCCGCTATCTGTACAACGAGTTCCTCCGCAATCGCTCGCCTTCGGCGGAACGGGCCTTGGACCTCATCTCCGACCTGTTTGCGGTCGAAGCCGGGATCAACGGCTTGGATCCAGAAACGCGGCTCGCTGCACGCCTGGCCCGGTCGGTCCCTCTTCTGGAGATCCTGAAACGCCATCTCGACACGACGCTTGCGCGCATCAGCGGCAAAAGCGAACTCGCCAAGGCGATCCGCTATATGACATCCCGCTGGAAGGCGCTGACGGTTTACGCCACTGACGGGCGGCTTGAGATGAGCAACAATGCCGCTGAGCGAGCCATCAGACCTTTGGCGCTGGGCCGGAAGAACTATCTCTTCAGCGGTTCCGATGCCGGTGGCGATCGCGCAGCGGTCATCTACACCATTGTCGAAACCTGCAAAATGAACGGCATCAACCCGCAAGCCTATCTTGCTGACGCCATTGAGCGCATCGCTGATCACCCCGCCAACAGGGTCGATGAACTCCTTCCATGGAACTGGACACCACGGTCTTAG